In a single window of the Candidatus Celerinatantimonas neptuna genome:
- the rpoN gene encoding RNA polymerase sigma-54 factor gives MKAALQLRLGQQLTMTPQLQQAIRLLQLSTLDLQQEIQEALDANPLLETEEHSQEETSDTDIAQSAQEENVTASADSSQVETSEAIGNETMGDELPVDATWDEMYSASSAPAAPIPDDNEHIYQGETSESLQDHLLWQLNLTPFSETDHAIALSIIDAIDESGYLTQNAEQLLEGFMNEDQDITTGEVETVIKRIQHFDPLGIASRSLQECMLLQLEQFSSDTPWLEQAKQIVSDHIDLLGNRDYRTLSRKTKLKEEQLAQVMRLIQSLDPRPGNQITTSQAAYVIPDVSVSKKNGKWVVELNPDAVPKLRVNAQYAALSRNSRNSDDSQFIRSHLQEAKWFIKSLESRNETLLKVAKCIVSHQQAFFEYGDEAMKPMVLNDVAEAVEMHESTISRVTTQKYMHTPRGIFELKYFFSSHVNTEGGGECSSTAIRALIKKLIAAENTAKPLSDSKIADVLADQGIKVARRTIAKYRESLSIPPSNQRKSLI, from the coding sequence ATGAAAGCCGCTTTGCAGTTACGTCTAGGTCAACAACTGACGATGACGCCTCAGTTACAACAAGCCATCAGGTTGCTCCAGCTCTCAACTCTGGATCTTCAACAAGAGATTCAGGAAGCGCTGGATGCCAACCCATTGCTAGAAACTGAAGAACATTCGCAAGAAGAAACCTCAGACACAGATATAGCTCAAAGCGCCCAGGAAGAAAACGTAACGGCTTCAGCCGATAGCAGCCAGGTAGAGACAAGCGAAGCCATTGGCAATGAAACCATGGGAGATGAACTCCCCGTTGACGCAACCTGGGATGAAATGTATAGCGCCTCATCAGCACCCGCAGCCCCCATACCCGACGACAATGAGCATATATATCAGGGCGAAACATCTGAGTCACTACAAGACCACCTGCTCTGGCAACTAAACCTGACACCATTTAGTGAAACAGATCATGCGATTGCACTTTCCATCATTGATGCCATTGATGAATCTGGATATTTAACCCAAAACGCAGAGCAATTACTTGAAGGCTTCATGAATGAAGATCAAGATATCACCACAGGTGAAGTTGAAACGGTGATTAAACGGATCCAACATTTTGATCCTCTGGGTATCGCATCCCGCTCACTGCAAGAATGTATGCTATTACAGCTCGAACAGTTTTCCTCTGATACGCCTTGGTTAGAACAAGCCAAACAAATTGTCAGTGATCACATCGATCTACTCGGTAATCGCGATTACCGTACACTATCTCGCAAAACCAAACTCAAGGAAGAACAGCTTGCGCAGGTCATGCGACTTATTCAGTCTCTTGATCCTCGACCTGGAAATCAAATCACAACCAGCCAGGCCGCATATGTCATTCCAGATGTATCCGTCAGTAAAAAAAATGGAAAATGGGTTGTTGAACTTAACCCAGATGCAGTGCCTAAACTTCGAGTTAACGCTCAATATGCAGCATTAAGCCGAAACTCTCGTAATAGCGATGATAGCCAGTTTATCCGTTCTCATCTCCAAGAAGCTAAATGGTTTATTAAAAGTCTTGAAAGTCGAAATGAAACACTACTAAAAGTCGCAAAATGTATTGTCAGTCACCAACAAGCTTTTTTTGAATACGGTGATGAAGCCATGAAACCCATGGTTCTTAATGATGTTGCAGAAGCAGTAGAAATGCATGAATCGACAATTTCAAGGGTAACAACACAGAAATATATGCACACCCCCCGGGGAATTTTTGAACTAAAATATTTCTTTTCAAGCCATGTAAATACTGAAGGTGGCGGGGAATGTTCATCCACAGCAATTCGGGCCTTAATTAAAAAATTAATTGCAGCCGAGAATACAGCTAAGCCCTTGAGTGATAGCAAAATTGCTGATGTTTTAGCTGACCAGGGAATCAAAGTTGCCAGACGGACTATCGCCAAATATCGTGAATCATTGTCAATACCACCTTCCAATCAGCGCAAGAGCCTGATATAA
- the hpf gene encoding Ribosome hibernation promoting factor has product MQINLTGHHIEITHSLREYVQNKFAKLENHYDQINNAYVVLTVEKLSHIAEAKLHIAGGDIHASAEQSDMYAAIDVLLDKLDRQLIKHKEKTVNKH; this is encoded by the coding sequence ATGCAGATCAATTTAACCGGTCATCATATCGAGATCACACATTCATTACGTGAGTATGTTCAAAATAAATTTGCAAAACTGGAAAACCATTATGACCAAATCAACAATGCTTATGTCGTCCTCACTGTTGAAAAATTAAGTCATATAGCCGAGGCTAAGCTTCATATCGCTGGAGGCGATATTCACGCCAGCGCAGAACAATCTGATATGTATGCGGCCATAGATGTGCTCCTTGATAAGTTGGATCGCCAACTTATTAAACACAAAGAAAAAACCGTAAACAAACACTAA
- the ptsN gene encoding Nitrogen regulatory protein yields MQLIQVLSKNCTRHAVTCQSKKRALEIISELAADKLGVPEKDIFDSLFNREKLGSTGIGQGIAIPHGRVSDDNPPTAVFIHCVDPISFDAIDKQPVDLLFALLVPDDENKQYLKILAAVAEKLHDKTVCKQLRQADSDDEIYRIITS; encoded by the coding sequence ATGCAACTAATTCAAGTCTTAAGCAAGAACTGCACTCGTCATGCTGTTACTTGCCAGTCAAAAAAAAGAGCTCTGGAAATTATCAGCGAATTAGCTGCCGATAAACTGGGCGTACCAGAAAAAGATATTTTTGACAGTCTGTTTAACCGTGAAAAATTAGGCAGTACAGGTATCGGCCAGGGGATAGCCATCCCTCATGGACGAGTCAGTGATGATAATCCGCCAACAGCTGTATTTATTCACTGTGTTGACCCCATCAGTTTTGATGCGATTGACAAACAGCCCGTTGATCTTCTTTTTGCTTTACTCGTACCCGATGATGAAAATAAACAATACTTAAAAATCCTTGCTGCCGTCGCTGAAAAATTACATGATAAAACCGTCTGTAAACAGTTGCGCCAGGCTGATAGTGATGATGAAATATATCGCATTATCACCTCCTGA
- the rapZ gene encoding RNase adapter protein RapZ, with product MEFFIVSGRSGSGKTVALRILEDLGFYCVDNLPLPLLPLLPDVLDKHYLKAAISIDVRNLSNHPENFTQLINQLKQKVDLTSLFIDANDSTLIRRYSETRRIHPLNKDNLSLTEAIAAELAILEPLSSHADLRIDTSELSVHELREHLTERVLGKPNQEVALIFESFGFKNGVPHDADYVFDVRFLPNPHWHEELRPFTGLDAPVQHFLNQQSSVRELIWQLEGLLSSWLPHLERNNRAYVTVAIGCTGGKHRSVYVAEQLSAFFNKRYNVQTHHLNLPKK from the coding sequence ATGGAATTCTTTATTGTCAGCGGTCGTTCTGGTTCGGGAAAAACAGTCGCATTGCGGATTCTGGAAGATTTAGGATTTTATTGCGTCGATAATCTCCCCCTCCCACTACTGCCTTTATTACCAGATGTTCTGGATAAACACTACCTCAAGGCAGCTATCAGTATCGATGTCCGTAATTTATCCAATCACCCGGAAAATTTTACGCAACTCATTAACCAACTGAAACAAAAAGTCGATTTGACGAGTTTATTTATTGATGCCAATGATTCAACACTTATCCGGCGCTATAGCGAAACCCGACGAATTCACCCATTAAATAAAGACAATTTATCTTTAACCGAAGCAATCGCAGCGGAGCTTGCAATCCTGGAACCGCTCTCCAGCCATGCTGACTTACGTATCGACACCAGTGAACTATCAGTCCATGAACTGCGGGAACACTTAACCGAACGAGTATTAGGTAAGCCCAATCAAGAAGTGGCACTTATTTTTGAATCCTTTGGATTTAAAAATGGCGTACCTCATGATGCTGATTATGTATTTGATGTTCGCTTTTTACCAAACCCACACTGGCATGAAGAACTCAGACCATTTACAGGACTTGATGCACCGGTACAACATTTTTTAAATCAACAATCATCCGTTCGTGAACTTATCTGGCAGTTAGAAGGTCTATTGAGCAGCTGGTTGCCACATTTAGAAAGAAACAACCGGGCCTACGTCACTGTTGCCATTGGTTGTACAGGAGGAAAACATCGTTCAGTCTATGTAGCTGAACAACTCAGTGCTTTTTTTAATAAGCGATATAACGTCCAGACACATCATCTAAACTTACCCAAAAAGTGA
- the ptsO gene encoding Phosphocarrier protein NPr → MSIKLTEQLTIKNKLGLHARAAIKLVELAAHYDADVTLITEEKRASAASVLGLLLLERAQGQQIIVECEGRDAKKALDAIKELIESRFDEKE, encoded by the coding sequence TTGAGTATAAAATTAACAGAGCAGCTAACAATAAAAAATAAACTAGGCCTGCACGCCAGAGCTGCGATAAAATTAGTTGAACTAGCAGCGCATTATGATGCCGACGTCACATTGATTACCGAAGAAAAACGAGCATCAGCAGCTAGCGTATTAGGGTTACTGCTACTAGAAAGAGCTCAAGGACAACAAATTATTGTGGAGTGCGAAGGCCGCGATGCGAAAAAAGCTTTAGACGCGATAAAAGAACTCATTGAGTCTCGCTTTGATGAAAAAGAGTAG
- the mgtE gene encoding Magnesium transporter MgtE, with protein MPEMEHHHSQHQRILELNRALNDGMFVHVRRMLQQMPACDVALLLQSTPVAGRKILWQLTDPEQQGDILEELNEDAMESILKMMDPENLAAATEGMDIDDLTYVLRSLPPEVYQQVLEQMEPEERHRVEIALAYPEDTAGSLMNNDTIALRPDVSIDVVLRYLRLRGELPEATDALFVVDKDDRYLGDVPLSRLLTVDPGDEVGAIMGTRPERIIPVAMSDTRVAQLFERHDWISAPVVDDNGALVGRITIDDVVDIIREDAEHSMMGMAGVDDDEDTFAPIWKSTKGRTLWLGINLLTALFAASISNLFENTLAQMATLAVLMTIVPSQGGIAGTQTLAVVIRGIAVGHIGESNTRWLIFKEVAIGALNGIIWAVIIAVVVIIWKDSLQLGLISAAAMFADMFMAGLAGVSIPLVMKKMRIDPALAGGMVLTTVTDSVGLFSFLGIATILLQNHVQL; from the coding sequence ATGCCAGAGATGGAGCACCACCATAGTCAACATCAACGTATCCTCGAATTAAATCGTGCTTTAAATGATGGGATGTTCGTGCACGTAAGACGAATGTTGCAACAAATGCCAGCTTGTGACGTAGCCTTACTCCTCCAATCTACACCCGTTGCAGGCCGAAAAATCCTTTGGCAGCTTACAGACCCGGAACAACAGGGTGATATACTCGAAGAGCTCAACGAAGATGCAATGGAAAGCATCTTAAAAATGATGGATCCCGAAAATCTGGCCGCAGCAACAGAAGGGATGGACATTGATGATCTGACCTACGTTCTGCGAAGTCTCCCACCAGAAGTTTACCAGCAAGTCCTCGAACAGATGGAACCGGAAGAACGCCATCGCGTCGAGATAGCATTAGCCTACCCAGAAGATACAGCGGGTAGTTTGATGAATAATGATACGATTGCCCTACGTCCGGACGTATCCATTGATGTTGTTCTGCGTTATCTCAGATTAAGAGGCGAATTACCAGAAGCAACCGACGCGTTGTTTGTTGTCGATAAAGACGACAGATATCTGGGTGATGTTCCGTTATCACGATTACTCACTGTCGATCCGGGGGATGAAGTCGGGGCAATCATGGGAACCCGACCAGAACGAATTATACCGGTAGCGATGAGTGATACACGTGTTGCGCAACTCTTCGAACGTCACGACTGGATTTCAGCCCCTGTTGTTGATGACAATGGTGCACTCGTTGGTCGAATCACGATTGATGATGTCGTTGATATCATCCGGGAAGATGCTGAACATTCGATGATGGGGATGGCAGGGGTCGATGACGATGAAGATACCTTCGCCCCCATCTGGAAAAGTACCAAAGGTCGTACCTTATGGCTGGGAATTAATCTTCTTACCGCGCTATTTGCAGCGTCAATCAGTAATCTCTTTGAAAATACACTGGCACAAATGGCAACGCTTGCTGTTTTAATGACAATCGTTCCAAGCCAGGGCGGAATTGCAGGAACTCAGACTCTTGCTGTCGTTATCAGAGGGATTGCTGTAGGACATATCGGCGAAAGTAATACACGCTGGCTCATTTTTAAAGAAGTTGCTATTGGGGCTCTCAATGGCATCATCTGGGCTGTCATCATCGCAGTCGTTGTGATTATCTGGAAAGACAGTCTGCAACTAGGGCTTATTAGTGCTGCGGCTATGTTTGCAGATATGTTTATGGCGGGGCTGGCAGGTGTCAGTATTCCTCTGGTGATGAAAAAAATGAGAATTGATCCAGCTTTAGCAGGTGGTATGGTGCTCACAACCGTCACAGATTCTGTAGGCTTATTTTCCTTTTTAGGAATTGCAACCATTCTTTTACAAAATCATGTTCAACTTTAA
- the pmbA gene encoding Metalloprotease PmbA: MSSVDQSISQELEQLKQAVDFALKEAKRLGASDAEVSISKQTGISVSTRQCEVETLEFNRDGALGIAVYQGQQKGNASTSDLSFEAITRSVQAAIDISSVTAADPAAGLAPNELMATENRDLDLYYPQPLDADRLIALASGCEREALSYSGIRASDGASVNSHFGTRVYGNTHGFIEGYPTSRHSISCMLIAGEEQMQRDYAYSVAVDFDDLKDVKSIADEAAKKTLGRINSRKINTCQVPVIFDHSVASGFLGHFVMAISGGSLYRRSSFLLDSLGGQIFPHWMTIHEDPWIKKGLGSSPFDNEGVQTKPLDVVKDGCLESYLLTSYAARKLNMTPTGHAGGIHNWLVQDSGISQAELLKQMGTGLLVTELMGQGVNIVTGDYSRGAAGFWVENGEIAYPVHEITIAGDLKQLYRNIAAISSDRDANHAISTGSILLDSMKIAGN, translated from the coding sequence ATGTCGTCAGTTGATCAATCGATATCACAAGAATTAGAACAGTTAAAACAAGCCGTTGATTTTGCGCTTAAAGAAGCGAAACGATTAGGGGCCAGTGATGCAGAAGTATCGATCTCCAAACAGACGGGGATTTCGGTTTCGACCCGACAATGCGAAGTGGAAACGCTTGAATTTAACCGTGATGGTGCGCTTGGAATCGCGGTATACCAGGGGCAGCAGAAAGGGAATGCATCGACGTCTGATCTATCTTTTGAAGCCATCACAAGAAGTGTTCAGGCCGCTATAGATATTAGTAGTGTTACAGCCGCTGACCCGGCAGCTGGTTTAGCGCCTAATGAGTTGATGGCTACTGAGAATCGGGATTTGGATCTATATTACCCTCAACCTTTAGATGCAGATCGATTAATTGCGTTAGCGAGTGGATGTGAACGTGAAGCATTAAGCTACAGTGGTATCAGGGCAAGTGATGGAGCTAGCGTAAATAGTCATTTTGGAACCAGAGTTTATGGTAATACGCATGGATTTATTGAAGGGTACCCAACCAGTCGTCATAGCATTAGTTGCATGTTGATTGCTGGTGAAGAACAGATGCAGCGTGATTACGCATACAGCGTAGCTGTCGATTTTGATGATTTGAAAGATGTAAAATCGATTGCCGATGAAGCGGCTAAGAAGACTCTTGGCCGGATTAATAGCCGTAAGATCAATACCTGCCAGGTCCCGGTTATTTTCGATCATAGTGTTGCCAGTGGTTTCTTAGGTCACTTTGTAATGGCTATTAGTGGTGGTAGTCTTTATCGTCGTTCTTCTTTTTTACTTGATTCTCTGGGCGGGCAGATATTCCCTCATTGGATGACGATCCATGAGGATCCATGGATTAAAAAAGGATTAGGTAGTAGTCCCTTTGATAATGAAGGGGTTCAGACCAAACCTTTGGATGTTGTAAAAGATGGATGCTTGGAGAGCTATCTTTTGACAAGTTATGCAGCTCGAAAACTGAATATGACGCCGACCGGTCATGCTGGGGGGATCCATAATTGGTTGGTTCAAGATAGTGGGATAAGTCAAGCTGAACTGCTTAAACAGATGGGAACCGGTTTATTAGTGACTGAGCTCATGGGTCAGGGGGTTAATATAGTGACTGGTGATTATTCGAGAGGTGCTGCTGGGTTTTGGGTCGAAAATGGCGAAATAGCGTACCCGGTTCATGAAATCACAATTGCCGGAGACTTGAAGCAGCTATACCGGAATATTGCGGCTATTAGTTCAGATAGAGATGCTAATCATGCAATTAGTACGGGTTCTATTTTGTTGGATTCTATGAAAATTGCCGGAAATTAA
- the ogl gene encoding Oligogalacturonate lyase, with amino-acid sequence MAKGSIVPLSFTEYTDDETGIRYFRLTPSDVTCHRNYFYQKCFTNDSEHLLFAGDFDHGYRNYYLLDLKNQQARQLTEGEGDNTFGGFLSQDEKSLFYVKNGLELLQVDLQSLEERLIYRVPDDWVGYGTWVANSDCTQLVGIEIAKLCWKPLTDWKIFKEFYFTNPTCRLMNVDIQTGQRDVILQEDRWLGHPTYRPFDNNTIAFCHEGPHDLVKRMWLINRDGSNMRCVKQQEDGESCTHEFWIPDGSALAYVSYFKGKEERVIHKADPISLSNEVVMQMPACSHLMSNYDGCLMVGDGCDAPVDVSDDQSYEIQNDPFLYVMNCQTGLVHRLVKHNTSWDVLDGDRQITHPHPSFSPDNRWVLYTSDFEGVPALYLVDVPDDFK; translated from the coding sequence ATGGCTAAAGGTTCTATTGTTCCTCTTTCATTTACTGAATATACCGATGATGAAACCGGCATCCGTTATTTCCGACTGACACCATCGGATGTGACTTGTCATCGAAATTATTTTTATCAGAAATGTTTTACCAATGATTCTGAACATTTGCTGTTTGCTGGTGATTTTGACCATGGTTACCGAAACTATTATTTGTTAGATCTGAAAAATCAGCAGGCTCGTCAACTTACTGAAGGTGAAGGAGATAATACCTTCGGTGGTTTTTTAAGTCAGGATGAAAAGTCACTGTTTTATGTTAAAAATGGTTTGGAGTTGCTGCAAGTTGATCTTCAATCCCTTGAAGAACGTTTGATTTATCGGGTACCTGACGATTGGGTGGGGTATGGTACATGGGTTGCTAATTCCGATTGTACTCAGTTAGTGGGTATTGAAATTGCTAAATTGTGCTGGAAGCCATTAACAGATTGGAAAATATTTAAAGAATTTTATTTTACGAATCCAACTTGCCGTCTGATGAATGTGGATATTCAAACAGGCCAAAGAGACGTTATTTTGCAGGAGGACCGTTGGCTCGGTCATCCGACTTACCGGCCTTTTGATAATAATACCATCGCATTTTGTCATGAAGGTCCACATGATCTTGTTAAGCGGATGTGGCTAATTAATCGGGATGGTAGCAATATGCGTTGTGTAAAACAGCAAGAAGATGGTGAATCTTGTACTCATGAATTTTGGATCCCTGATGGTTCTGCGTTAGCTTATGTATCTTATTTCAAAGGTAAAGAGGAACGGGTGATCCATAAAGCAGATCCGATTAGCCTGAGTAATGAAGTTGTGATGCAAATGCCAGCGTGTTCTCATCTGATGAGTAATTATGATGGCTGCTTGATGGTCGGTGATGGATGCGATGCGCCTGTTGATGTGAGTGATGATCAGAGTTATGAAATCCAAAATGATCCGTTCTTATATGTGATGAATTGTCAGACTGGTCTGGTTCACCGGTTGGTAAAACATAATACCTCATGGGATGTGCTTGATGGTGATCGACAGATCACTCATCCTCATCCTTCATTTAGCCCTGATAACCGTTGGGTTTTGTATACCAGTGATTTCGAAGGGGTTCCTGCACTTTATTTGGTTGATGTGCCCGATGATTTTAAATAA
- the clcD gene encoding Carboxymethylenebutenolidase encodes MNQTWVNILPDHPYSGYLSLPPLGSGPGLILLQEIWGVNSHIQAIADSYAQAGFVVLAPDIFWRLTPRLNLEYDKKGSQKAFECLQTLDKTRAVEDTVQAIEFLKSHPQVNGKTGVIGFCLGGQLAYRSAAAGNVDAAICYYGGQIASHLDVADQLSCPVIFHHGTKDTHIPNGDVEQVKQTFANRSNAQFFDYETGHGFNCWGRPSMYDLNSAVLAQGRTLTFLAETLCI; translated from the coding sequence ATGAATCAAACATGGGTCAATATTCTGCCTGATCACCCTTATTCTGGCTATCTTAGTCTTCCGCCACTGGGAAGTGGGCCAGGGCTTATCCTGCTCCAGGAAATTTGGGGAGTTAATTCTCATATCCAAGCAATTGCCGATAGTTATGCCCAGGCTGGTTTTGTCGTTTTAGCACCAGATATCTTCTGGCGCCTAACTCCCAGACTAAATCTCGAATATGATAAAAAAGGCTCGCAAAAGGCTTTTGAATGCCTACAGACTTTAGATAAAACACGCGCAGTTGAAGATACTGTACAAGCCATCGAATTTCTTAAATCTCATCCTCAGGTCAACGGAAAAACCGGCGTTATTGGGTTTTGTCTGGGAGGTCAACTAGCTTATCGAAGTGCAGCTGCAGGCAATGTTGATGCAGCCATCTGTTATTATGGTGGACAAATTGCCAGTCACCTAGATGTTGCAGACCAATTATCATGCCCTGTTATCTTCCATCATGGAACAAAAGACACTCATATTCCTAATGGTGATGTTGAACAAGTCAAACAGACCTTTGCCAATCGCTCTAACGCTCAGTTTTTTGATTATGAAACCGGTCATGGGTTTAATTGTTGGGGACGACCATCAATGTATGATCTTAACTCTGCTGTCTTAGCTCAAGGCCGAACGCTCACATTCTTAGCAGAAACCCTGTGTATTTAA
- the ycgJ gene encoding putative methyltransferase YcgJ — MSTYEHNDLIQSQFNSQAEAYLNSAVHAKGADLQKLAALVGQNTRARVLDMGCGGGHVSFQLAPHVAEMVAFDLSQSMLDVVRDESNRRGLNISTQQGSVESLPFPDDSFDYVVTRYSAHHWIDWQKAICECRRVLKPGGTFVVIDIISSDHPLLDSWLQTIEVIRDPSHVRDFSVSQWAHGLSMAGFNVVSGEQFPVFLEFKSWIERMQTPPEHIATLYSLMQLASNMVRDYFKMTDEGNFTLQSMYWVAQ, encoded by the coding sequence ATGTCTACTTATGAACATAATGATCTCATTCAGAGTCAGTTTAATTCACAAGCAGAAGCTTATTTAAACAGCGCTGTACATGCCAAAGGTGCTGATTTACAAAAGTTGGCCGCTTTGGTTGGTCAGAATACTCGGGCCCGGGTGCTTGATATGGGGTGTGGTGGTGGTCATGTTAGTTTTCAGCTTGCCCCTCATGTTGCTGAAATGGTGGCATTTGATTTATCTCAGTCGATGCTGGATGTGGTACGGGATGAATCGAATCGGCGTGGTTTGAATATTTCAACACAGCAGGGAAGCGTTGAGTCACTTCCTTTTCCTGATGATTCATTTGATTATGTCGTGACCCGCTATAGTGCGCATCATTGGATTGACTGGCAAAAAGCGATATGTGAATGTCGTCGGGTTTTAAAGCCTGGTGGGACATTTGTTGTGATTGATATTATTTCGTCTGATCACCCTCTGCTTGACAGTTGGTTACAGACAATAGAAGTGATTCGAGATCCCTCCCATGTACGTGATTTTTCGGTATCTCAATGGGCCCATGGGTTGTCGATGGCTGGTTTTAATGTGGTTAGTGGTGAACAGTTTCCGGTTTTTTTAGAGTTTAAATCCTGGATTGAACGGATGCAGACACCACCAGAGCATATCGCAACACTCTATTCACTGATGCAGTTAGCCAGCAATATGGTTCGTGATTACTTTAAAATGACTGATGAAGGTAATTTTACATTACAGTCGATGTATTGGGTTGCTCAATAA
- the sdhL gene encoding Shikimate dehydrogenase-like protein — protein MDFVNRDTIFCISLAGRPSNYGTRFHNYLYQKLGLNYLYKAFTTSDLKAAIGGIRALGIRGCGVSMPYKEDVIEFLDELDESAKAIQSVNTIVNSDGHLKAYNTDYIAIVELLRRYHIPNTSVFALRGSGGMAKAVACGLRDLGFHNGYIIAKNKRSGPALANHCGYHWVEQADEIKADLLINATPIGMTGDPSQDQLSFPEQMIENATTIFDVVAVPTKTPLLKIAKARKKMTISGAEVYAIQAVEQFVLYTNIRPDHALFEEAADYARQG, from the coding sequence ATGGATTTTGTGAATAGAGATACGATCTTCTGTATCTCTCTTGCAGGTCGCCCCAGTAATTATGGAACGCGCTTTCATAACTATCTTTATCAAAAATTAGGCTTAAACTACCTATATAAAGCCTTTACAACCAGTGATCTAAAAGCTGCAATTGGTGGTATCCGCGCATTAGGTATTAGAGGATGTGGCGTCTCAATGCCTTATAAAGAAGATGTGATCGAGTTTTTGGACGAATTAGACGAATCAGCAAAAGCCATTCAATCTGTAAACACCATTGTCAATAGCGATGGTCACCTTAAAGCATACAATACCGATTACATTGCCATCGTAGAATTACTTCGCCGCTACCATATACCTAATACATCTGTATTTGCTCTCAGGGGAAGTGGAGGAATGGCCAAAGCCGTTGCTTGTGGATTAAGAGATCTTGGATTTCACAATGGTTACATCATTGCAAAAAACAAGCGCTCAGGCCCGGCTCTTGCCAACCATTGTGGATACCACTGGGTAGAGCAAGCTGATGAGATTAAGGCAGACCTTCTCATTAATGCCACACCAATCGGAATGACTGGTGATCCATCTCAAGACCAGCTATCTTTTCCCGAACAGATGATTGAAAATGCAACGACCATATTTGATGTTGTCGCAGTTCCCACGAAAACCCCACTTCTTAAAATAGCTAAAGCCAGAAAAAAAATGACCATTAGTGGCGCTGAGGTGTATGCAATTCAAGCTGTTGAACAGTTTGTGTTATATACAAATATCCGCCCGGATCATGCCTTATTTGAGGAGGCAGCAGATTATGCCCGACAAGGGTAA
- the gstB_1 gene encoding Glutathione S-transferase GST-6.0 has protein sequence MKLYFTPGACSLAPHIILEELAITHTLEQVDLKTKTTINGIDYLSINEKGYVPALELDNGHILTEGSVISQYLADLKPDLNLIPVNGEARYQLQSLMVFISTELHKPMGSLFNPKQSHDWKEASTTILSKRLNWLKERLEAQSFLTGEQFTIADAYLFTVLNWAKLVDFDLTPWPVLISYLERIAKRPAVQQALKVEGLI, from the coding sequence ATGAAACTATACTTCACACCCGGCGCATGTTCACTGGCTCCTCATATTATTCTCGAAGAACTTGCCATTACCCATACACTCGAACAAGTCGATCTTAAAACTAAAACTACCATCAATGGCATCGATTATCTATCCATTAACGAAAAAGGATATGTCCCTGCTTTAGAACTAGATAATGGCCATATTCTGACCGAAGGAAGTGTAATTTCACAATATTTAGCGGATCTCAAGCCAGACTTAAACTTAATTCCCGTAAATGGTGAAGCTCGTTATCAACTTCAAAGTCTGATGGTTTTTATCTCAACTGAATTACACAAGCCAATGGGCTCGCTGTTTAACCCTAAACAGAGCCATGACTGGAAAGAAGCATCAACAACTATTTTAAGTAAACGCCTGAATTGGTTAAAAGAGCGACTCGAAGCACAGTCATTTCTGACTGGAGAACAATTTACTATTGCCGATGCTTACCTGTTTACCGTATTAAACTGGGCCAAGCTGGTTGACTTTGATCTAACACCATGGCCAGTTCTCATCTCTTATCTTGAACGAATAGCTAAACGCCCAGCCGTTCAACAAGCATTGAAAGTAGAGGGACTAATTTAA